The genomic interval GCAGTCGCCCTCGGGGCGCCGTACGCCGAGCGCCTGCGTCAGCACGGCGTGACGCTCGAGGTGACGAAGCTCGGCTGATTTCGAAAGCTCGGCTGAGTTCGAGTGACGTAGCGTTCGTCCCCGGGACCGATGCGGTGCCGGGGACGAACCGTTCTCGGCATGCGCCGAGATCGGCAGCCGCCGCGCCGAGGTGCAGCACCAGCTCGTCATAGCCGGCGCGGACGACGCCGCGCGGCGTCGCGAACGTCACGAGTGGTGGCGCAGCACCTCACCGAGAGCGTCGAGGACGCTGGCATCCTCGATCGTGCCGGGCACCTGGGGCGTCTCACCGTCGGCCATCTGGCGCATCGTCTTGCGCAGGATCTTGCCCGATCGCGTCTTCGGCAGGGCCTGGACGACGTCGACGTCGCTGAGCGAGGCGAGCGCCCCGACCTCGGCGCGCACGCGCGCCTTGAGTTCGTCGCGGACGGTGAGCAACTCGTCGTCGGTGTACTCCCGCCCGGCCTCGAGCACGACGAGCGCCCGCGGCACCTGGCCCTTGAGCTGGTCGGCGACCCCGATGACGGCGCACTCGGCGACGGCGGGGTGCTCCCCGAGCGCGGCCTCGAGGGCGCCCGTCGACAGGCGATGCCCCACGACGTTGAGCACGTCGTCGGTGCGGCCCATGATCCACACGTACCCGTCGTCGTCGATGTAGCCGCCGTCACCGGTGAGGTAGTAGCCCTCGAACGCGGACAGGTAGGAGCTGACGTAGCGCTCGTCGCCACCCCACAGCGTCGCGAGCGTACCGGGCGGCAGCGGCAGCTTGAGGCACACGGCGCCCTCGACGCCTGGTTCGACGGGCGAGCCGCCGGTCGCGAGCACCTGCACGTCGTAGCCGGGCAGGGGCTTGGTCGCCGATCCGGGCTTCGGCGCGAACGACTCGATGCCGACCGGGTTCGCGACGATGGGCCACCCCGTCTCCGTCTGCCACCAGTTGTCGACGACCGGCACCCCGAGCTTGTCGTGCGCCCAGGCGTAGGTGTCGGGGTCGAGGCGCTCACCGGCGAGGAAGAGCGTCCGCAACGACGACAGGTCGTGCTCGGCGATCAACGAGCCGTCCGCATCCTCCTTCTTGATCGCGCGGATCGCCGTCGGCGCCGTGAACAGGCCCGCGACGCCGTACTGCTCGACGATGCGCCAGAACGCGCCGGCGTCCGGGGTGCCGACGGGCTTGCCCTCGTACAGCACCGTCGTCAGGCCCGCGAACAGCGGCGCGTAGACGATGTAGGAGTGGCCGACCACCCAGCCGACGTCGCTGGCCGTGAACCACACGTCACCCGCCTCCATGCCGTAGACGTGCTTCATCGACCACGTCAGGGCCACGGCGTGGCCACCGTTGTCACGCACGATGCCCTTCGGCCGCCCCGTCGTGCCGGAGGTGTAGAGGATGTAGAGCGGGTCGGTGGCCGCGACGGCGACGCAGCCGGCGGGCTGCACCGCACCAGGCGCCATGACCTGCGCCCAGTCGAAGTCCTTCTCCCCCAGGCTCGCCTCGCACTGCGGGCGCTGCACGATGACGCAGTGCCCCACCTCGTGCGACGCGCGGGCGAGTGCCGCGTCGAGCATCGGCTTGTACTCGATGACGCGGGTGCGCTCGACGCCGCAGCTCGCGGACAGCACGACCTTGGGCTGGGCGTCGTCGATGCGTGCGGCCAGCTCGGTGGGCGCAAAGCCGCCGAACACAACCGAGTGCACCGCCCCGATGCGCGCGCAGGCGAGCATCGAGATGACGGCCTCCGCGATCATCGGCATGTAGATGACGACCCGGTCGCCCTTCTCCACCCCGAGCGCCTGGAGCACCCCGGCGAGGCGGGCGACCTCGTCGAGCAGTTCGGCGTAGGTGTACGTGCGGCTCGTGCCGGTGACGGCGCTGTCGTGGATGAGCGCCGGCTGATCGGCGCGGCCGGCGATGACGTGCCGGTCGAGCGCGTTGTAGCAGGTGTTGAGCCGCGCGTCGGGAAACCAGCGGTACAGCGGGGCGCTCGAGGCGTCGAGCGCCCCCTTGGGTCGGGTGATCCAGTCGACGCCGCTGGCGGCCTCGAGCCAGAACCCCTCGGGGTCGTCGAGGCTGCGCACGTGGAGTGAGGCGTGGTCGAACGTGACGTCGGTCATACACCCATCTTGCCTCGTGATCGCGAGGTTCCGGGTGAGTTCGCCGCCGTGCTCGGCGACGAATCGCTCGTGTGCCACGCTTGGCCTCATGCTTCGTGAGATCCACTCGGCCGACGAGCTGCTCGCCCATCTGCAGGACGGCGGAACCGTCAGCGGTCTGCGGCTGCAGGGCGTCGACCTCGCCAGCGCTGCCGGCGAGGCGTTGATCGCTCTGCCGAACCGCTTCGACGGTCTCGTCGTGCTCGGCGGCCACGTGCCGGCGTCCACGGCTCGGACGTTGACCGACCGCGGCGCCATCCTGTTTCCCAGCGATCCGCACCTGCCGATCGACCCCTACCGCGCGCGTCTCTACTCCGCCGGCGAGCTCTATGCTGGCCTCGAGCGCGGCTACGAACACACCCCTGACGCGCAGGCGTATCGCTGGTCGCGTGACTGCCGCGTGGCGCATGACGCCTATGCGGGCGCCATGCGCGGGCTGCACGACGAGTCGATGCGCGACGCCCTGCACGAGAGCCTCGAGGGCCGACGAACCGTCGGCATCATGGGTGGTCACGCGATGGGACGCACGAGTACCGCGTACGCCGAGATCGCCCGGTTGGCGCGTGATCTCGCCGGCGGCGGCCACGTCGTCCTGACCGGCGGCGGGCCCGGCGCGATGGAGGCTGCGAACCTCGGCGCGGCTGACCGCGTCGGCGGCCTCGACACGGCGCTGGAGTGCCTGGCGAGCGTCGAGTCGTTCCGTCCGAGCATCGACGCCTGGGCGCACAGCGCTTTCGCGTCGCGCGAGCTGCTGGGCGTGGCTGATGGCGCGGGTGACGACGTGCGCAGCGTCGGCATCCCGACGTGGTTCTACGGCCACGAACCGCCCAACGTCTTCGGTGACGTCATCGCCAAGTTCTTCTCCAACGCCCTGCGCGAGGACGACCTGCTCGCCGGCGCCAGCGGCGGCATCATCGTCCTCGAGGGCGCCGCGGGCACCGTGCAGGAGATCTTCCAGAGCGTCACGCCGCTGTACTACGCCGCCGACGACGTGCCGCTGCCGCACCTCGTCCTCGTCGGGCGCGCACAGTGGACGGACGTCGTCCCCGTCTGGCCGGCGCTCACCGCGCTCGCGGCGGGGCGACGCTTCGCCGACCACCTCCACCTCGTCGAGACGCCCGCGGAGGCGTTCGCAGTGTTGACGGGCGCCTGAGCTCATCGCAGCCTCAGGCTTGACGCATCATCGGCCCAAACGCATCACGAATGACGCATTTGGGGCGACGATCGGGGCGAGCTGCTCGTGTCAGGCCGTCTTGGCGGCGAGCTGCCCGCACGCTCCGTCGATGTCGGAACCACGCGTGTCGCGCACCGTCGTCGGGATGCCGCCCGCGCGTAGGCGCTCGACGAAGTTCTGCTCGACGCCCTTGCGCGACGCCGTCCACTTCGAGCCCGGCGTCGGGTTGAGCGGGATCGGGTTGACGTGCACCCACCCCTTGCCACGCGCGTTGAGCTTCTTCGCGAGCAGATCCGCGCGCCAGCCCTGGTCGTTGATGTCCTTGATGAGCGCGTACTCGATGCTGACGCGACGCCCCGTCGCCTCGAAGTAGCGATGCGCCGCATCGAGGGCCTCGTCGACGCTCCAGCGCGTGTTGATGGGCACCAGCTCGTTGCGCAGTTCGTCGTCGGGCGCGTGCAGCGACAGCGCCAGCGTCACCGGAATGCCCTCGGCCGCGAGCTTGTCGATGGCCGGCACGAGACCGACCGTCGACATCGTCACGCCGCGAGCCGACATGCCGAGCCCCTCCGGGGCGGGCGAGACGAGCCGCTTGATCGCGTCGATCGCCTGGCGGTAGTTCGCAAGAGCCTCCCCCATGCCCATGAACACGACGTTGCTGACGCGCAGCGGCGTCTCGCGCTCGTCGTCGTCGAGGCCGGGCAGCTCGCCGGAGCGCAGCAACCGCGCGCCGGCGACGACCTGCTCGACGATCTCCGCCGTCGTGAGGTTGCGCGTCAGCCCTTCCTGCCCGGTCGCGCAGAACGGGCAGTTCATGCCGCAGCCGGCCTGGCTGGAGATGCACATCGTGACGCGGCCGGGGTAGCGCATGATGACGCTCTCGACGAGCGCGCCGTCGAACAGGCGGTGCACCTGCTTGAGCGTGTTGCCGCCGTCGGCGACGAGCGTCTTGATGCTCGTCAGCAGCGTCGGCATGAGCTGCGCGACCATCTCCTCGCGCCCGTTCTTCGGCAGGTCCGTCATCTCGGCAGGGTCGGCGACGAAGCGTTCGAAGTAGTGGTTCGACAGCTGCTTGGCGCGGAACGCGGGCAGCCCGAGCTCCTTCGCTAACGCCTGACGCCCGGCGAGGTCGAAGTCCGCCAGGTGCTTCGGCGGCTTGCCGCGCCGCGGCGCGGTGAACGTCAGCTGGCCCGGAACGGGACGCTTCGTCGTCGGCTCTGGCAGGTCGGTCGTGGTCGATTCGGTGGTGCTCAATGGAAGAACTCCTCGCCTCAGCTGGCGAACGCGGTGAGAACGGCCCAGGTGACGGGGGCCGCGAGAACGAGCGAGTCGAGGCGATCCATGAGACCGCCGTGACCCGGGATGAGGTTGCTCATGTCCTTGATGCCGAGATCGCGCTTGATCATCGACTCGCACAGATCGCCGACGGTGGCCGCGACGACGACGAGCGAGCCGAGCAGGATGCCGACCCAGAACGGCGCGTGCAGGATGAGGGTCACCGTCAGCACGCCGATGACGACGCAGCTCAGCCACGACCCGGCGAAGCCCTCCCACGACTTCTTGGGGCTGACGGTCGGCGCCATCGGGTGCTTGCCGAACAGCACGCCGGCGACGTAGCCGCCGATGTCGCTGCCGATCGTCACGAGGATGAACGTGATGATGCGGCTGACGCCGTCGTCAGCATGCAGGAGCATCATCGCGAACGACACGAGCGCCGGCACGTACAGCGCGATGAGCGCCGCCGACGCGGTGTCGGGCGCGAGGCGGTTGCTCGCCGCACCCCAGACGATGAAGACGAGGACGCTGCCGACGAGCGCCGCGAGCATCGCCGACGGCCCGAGCAGGTACGCCGCGACGGGGATGACGGCCGCCGAGGCGAGAGCGGGGATCCACGGCGGGCGGAACTTGGCCGGCGGCATCGCCATGAGCAGCTCGCGCGTGCCGACGACGGACGCGGCCGTCGCGAGGACGACGAACGCCTCCTTGCGGATGAGCAGAGACGCGAGGACGAGCACGCCGAGCACGAGTGCAGCCGTGATGGCGGCCTTGAGGTCGCGCCCGGCCTTGTTCTTCTTCGCGGGGGCGGGCGCGAGCGTCTCGGACACGACCTTCGAGCCCACCCCCGGCGGGGGTGGGCTCGAAGGCTGCGCCGAAGCGGGCATGCCGAATGCGAGCGTGCGTCGAGGTCAGACCTCGAGCAGCTCGGCCTCCTTGCCCTTGAGCAGCGCGTCGACGGTGTCGACGCGCTTCTTCGTCATGGCGTCGAGGTCCTTCTCGGCGCGGGCGCCGTCGTCCTCGCCGACCTCCTTGTCCTTGACCAGCTTGTCGATGTCCTGGTTCGCCTTGCGGCGCACGTTGCGCACGCTGACGCGGCCGTTCTCGGCCTTGTCCTTGGCCATCTTGATGTAGTCCTTGCGGCGCTCCTCGGTGAGGGCGGGCAGGATGCAGCGGATCTGGTTGCCGTCGTTGCTCGGGTTGACGCCGAGGTCGGAGTCGCGCAGCGTCTTCTCGATCTCGGAGATGGCCGACTTGTCGAACGGGATGATGAGGATCGTGCGCGCCTCGGGCGTCTGGAACGACGCGAGCTGCTGCAGCGGCGTCGGCGCACCGTAGTAGTCGACCGTCAGGCGGTTGAACATCGCCGCGTTCGCACGGCCGGTGCGGATCGAGGCGAAGTCCTCCTTCGTGGCCTCGATCGCCTTGTCCATCTTCTCCTCGGCCTCGAGGAGGATCTCGTCAATATCCATGGTTTCGCTCTCGTTTCTCGGACGTTCTCGGGAACAGCCACGTTCGGCCCCGCGTCAGGACGCGGAGACCACCGTGCCGATCTTCTCACCCTGCAGGGCGCGGGTGATGTTGCCTTCACCCTCCATGCCGAACACGACCATCGGCAGCTTGTTGTCCATGCACAGGCTGAACGCTGCGGCGTCGACGATCTTGAGCCCGCGCGCCAACGCGTCGGCGTGCGTGACGACATCCAGCTTCACCGCGTCGGGGTTCTTGCGCGGGTCATCGGAGTAGACGCCGTCGACACCGTTCTTCGCGACGAGCACGGCGTCGCACTTCGTCTCGAGCGCACGCTGCGCGGAGACGGTGTCGGTCGAGAAGTACGGCATGCCCGCGCCGGCACCGAAGATGACGACGCGGCCCTTCTCCATGTGACGGATCGCACGGCGCGGGATGTACGGCTCGGCGACCTGCGTCATCTCGATGGCCGACTGCACGCGCGTGTCGATGCCCTCCTTCTCGAGGAAGTCCTGCAGCGCCAGGCAGTTCATGACGGTACCGAGCATGCCGATGTAGTCGGCACGCGCACGATCCATGCCCTTCTGCTGCAGCTCGGCACCGCGGAAGAAGTTGCCGCCACCGACGACGACCGCGACCTGGATGCCGCTGCGCACGGCCGGCGCGATCTGGCGAGCGATGCCCCGCACGACGTCGGGGTCGACGCCGACGCTGCCGCCGCCGAAGACCTCACCGGAGAGCTTGAGCAGCACTCGGTCGTACCTGGGGATCGCCGGGGAGGCGTTCACCCTCTCGCTCGCGTCGGTGTCGCTCACTTCGCCTCCTGGCGCTTCGTCGGGCATGAGTCGGCCAATCTTTTCACACTGCTGAGGGCAGCCGAAAAACTTCAGTCTGCGAGCGGAGCGTACGTCGCGCCCAGTGCTGTGTCTTGCCCGGGGGTGAGGGTGACGGCGTCGTCCTTGATCGTGGCCGCCTCGACGCAGACGAACCGCGGCCACGCGTCGTCGGGCACGTCCGCGAGCGAGGCGGTCTTCTGCTGGGCGGGGTTCCACACGACCGCATCCGGCAGATTCTCGCGCTCGATGCGGTAGATCGGCGTCCGCCCCTCCGTCCGCCCCTGGACGACGGTGATGGGCTGTTTCGGCGCCGTGACGACGACGTCGACCTCGCCGTCGAACGTCAGGTCACCCTCGACGCGTGAGCGCTCCCCGCTGGCCTGATCGAGCATCGACGCACCCGTCAGCCCTTCGACACGCACCGTGCGCACGTCGTCGACCGCGAGATACGTGTGCAGCGCTGCCTCGAACGTCAGCGGGTCTGAGCCCTCGTTGCGCACGACGAGGCGCAGCCCGAGAGCATCGCCGAACGTGATCTCGAGGGTTGCGAACAGCCCCAGCGGCCAGTGCTCGGCGCCGTCGAGCTGCGCGACCGCCTCGGGAGTGACCACGAGCGAGACGATGACCGCCTCGCCCTCCTCGCGCACCGAGTGCAGCCTCCACCGCGCCCGACGCGCCAGGCCGTGCGACGGCGACAGCCCGCCGTCACGGCCCGCACCGAACCACGGGAGACACACCGGGACGCCGCCGCGGATCGCCGTCGACGGACCCGCCTGTGCCAACGGACTCAGCCACAACAGCTCACGCCCACCACGCGGCACGAAACTCGTCACCTGACCGCCGTGCAACTGCACGACACCCGACGACCGCGGCCCTAATACCTCCAGCGCCGGCAGGCCCGAGACCCCCTCGACGCGACGCACGCACTCCGGCAGATCCACCATGAAGCCACTCATGGACACACGCTAGTCCCTCCAGCGACGTGACGAGCCCCCACCTCACGCTGCGAGGCCCGGACGCGCTGCGCGCGATCCGGGCCTCGTCTGGCGCCATGCGGTGAGTTGAACGAGCGGTGCCAGACGCCATTCTTTCTGGCGTCTGACTTCGCGCTCACCTACGGCCGAGGCCCGGACGCGCTGCGCGCGTCTGGGCCTCAACCTCCGGTTCCCGCTCGGTCACACACCGACCTTGAACCGCGCAAAGCCCGAAACCTCCGCGCCTGCCTCATCAGCGACCTTCTTGACCGTCTTCTTCGCGTCCTTCGCGAACGGCTGCTCCAGCAGCACGTTCTCCTTGAAGTACCCGTTGACACGGCCCTCGATGATCTTCGGCAGAGCAGCCTCCGGCTTGCCCTCCTCCTTGGCCGTGGCCTCAGCGACACGACGCTCGTTCTCCACGACCTCGGCGTCGATCTCGTCGCGCGTCAGCACCGACGGGGAGAACGCGGCGATGTGCATCGCGATGTCACGAGCCGTCGCCTCGTCGCCACCCTTGAGTGCCACGAGAACACCGATCTGCGCCGGCAGGTCAGGGCTCGTCTTGTGCAGGTACGCCGTCACGTTCTCGCCCTCGAGACGCGCCACACGACGCACCTCGATCTTCTCGCCGATCGTCGCGTTGGCCTCGTCGAGAACCTCCGCGACCGTCTTGCCGCCCATGTTGCTCTTCAGCAGCGCATCGGCGTCAGCGGCCTCGACCGCGACAGCCTGGTCGAGAACCTGCTCGGCGAGGGCGATGAACTTGTCGCCCTTCGCGACGAAGTCGGTCTCGCAGTTGACCTCGACCAGCGTGCCGACTCCGTTCTCGACCTTCGCGGCGACGAGGCCGTTCGAAGCGGAACGACCCTCGCGCTTCGTCACGCCCTTGAGGCCCTTGACGCGCAGGATCTCGGTGGCCTTGGCCTTGTCGCCGTCAGCCTCGTCGAGTGCCTTCTTGACGTCCATCATGCCGGCGCCGGTAGCTTCGCGCAGCGCCTTGATGTCAGCGGCGGTGTAGTTCGCCATGAGTGTTTCGCTCCTCTGAGTCGAAAGAATGCAGGGGGTTTACGCTCCCCCGGCGCCGACACTGCCACGAGCAGTGCCGGCGCCGGGGGAAGACGTCATGAACGTCGAGCCAGTTTCTCAGGCCTGGGAGTCGGCGACCTCGGTCGCCGTCTTCTCGTCGACCTCGGCCACGGCAGCGGCCTCGTCAGCGTTCGTCGAGTCAGCGGCAGCCGTCTCGTCAGCAGCCTTCTTGATCGACGACGGACCCGTCTCGGTGTCCGTGTCAGCGGCGGCCTTCGCGCCGGCGTCGGAGGCGAGCAGCTCGCGCTCCCACTCGGCCATCGGCTCGGCGGCCGACTCGCCCGACTTGCCGGACGATCGGGCGACGAGGCCCTCGGCGACGGCGTCGGCGATCACGCGGGTGAGGATGCCGACCGAACGGATGGCGTCGTCGTTGCCCGGGATCTTGTAGTCGACCTCGTCGGGGTCGCAGTTCGTGTCGAGGATCGCGATGACCGGCAGGCCCAGCTTGCGCGCCTCGTCGACGGCGAGGTGCTCCTTCTTCGTGTCGACGATCCAGACGGCCGACGGGATCTTCGACATCTCACGGATGCCGCCGAGGACGAGCTCGAGCTTCGCCTTCTCACGCGACAGGAGCAGCAGCTCCTTCTTCGTGTAGCCGGAGCCGGCGACGTCGTCGAAGTCGAGAGCCTCGAGCTCCTTCAGGCGCGCGAGGCGCTTGCTGATCGTCTGGAAGTTCGTGAGCATGCCACCGAGCCAACGGTGGTTGATGTACGGCATGCCGACGCGGGTGGCCTGCTCGGCGATCGACTCCTGAGCCTGCTTCTTCGTGCCGACGAACAGGATCGTGCCGCCGTGGGCGACCGTCTGCTTGACGAACTCGTAGGCGTCGTTGATGTAGGTCAGCGACTGCTGGAGGTCGATGATGTAGATGCCGTTGCGCTCCGTCATGATGAAGCGCTTCATCTTCGGGTTCCAACGACGGGTCTGGTGTCCGAAGTGGACGCCGCTCTCGAGGAGCTGGCGCATGGTGACGACGGCCATGCCGAAGTCCCCTTTCATGTCGAGGTTTCAGTTCGTGCAGCCGGATTGCTGCCCTGGCGGCCCGACCATCACCCACCGTCGGCCATTCCCCTCACAGAGGTTCACGATCGACGGACCGAAGGGCGAGGGCCCGCGACGTACGCCCTGCGAGAGCAGGATGTACGAGGCGTGAGGCCACGCGAATTCGTCTCGCGGCCCGCCCACACATCACCTCTGCTCGACCCGGCTCTCGAGACGGAACTCGAAGCCGGAGGTGCGATCAGGTGGGCGACGCGCATCAGGGCACACAAGACGTGCCTCCATCCTACCGGCTCGAGGGGGCAACCCGAAATCGCCGCCAGGGGTCCTAGATTGGAGCGATGAGCGACTCGACGACGCCAGCACCGCAGACCTCGCCCGCGCCCCGTGCGGGCCGACGCAGCGCCATCCGCCCCGCCGGCGGGCAGACGATCTTCTCGCGCATGACGGCGCTCGCGGCCGAGACCGGCGCGCTCAACCTCGGCCAGGGCTTCCCCGACGCCGACGGCCCCGAGGCCGTGCTCGCAGCGGCCCGCCAGGCCATCGCCGACGGCGCGAACCAGTACCCGCCGGCGCGTGGTGAGCGGACGCTGCTCGAGGCGATAGCCGCGCACCAGCACCACTGGTACGGGCTGGAGGTCTCCCCCGACACCGACGTCCTCGTCACCGTCGGAGCGACGGAGGCGCTGGCGAGCGCGATCCTCGCGTTCGTCGAACTCGGCGACGAGGTCGTCGTGTTCGAACCCACCTACGACTCCTACGCCGCTGACATCGCGCGTGCCGGCGGCGTGCGGCGCACGGTGCCGCTACGTTTCCCCGACTTCGCGCTCGACGAGGACGCCCTCGCCGCGGCGTTCAGCGAGCGCACCGCGCTCGTCCTGCTCAACACGCCGCACAATCCGACCGGCAAGGTCTTCACCGCGGCGGAGTGCGCGACGATCGCCGAGCACGCCGCGCGCCACGACGCCGTCGTCATCAGCGACGAGGTGTACGAACACCTCGCGTTCGCGCCGCACGAGCACATGCCCTTCGCGAGCACCCCCGGCATGCCCGAGCGCACGCTGACGATCAGTTCGGGTGGCAAGACGTTCAGCACGACGGGGTGGAAGATCGGGTGGGTCAGTGGCCCTGCCGACCTCGTCGCCGCGGTGGCGAGCGTCAAGCAGTTCTTGACCTTTGCGAGCGGCACGCCGCTGCAGCACGGCATCGCGGCCGGGCTGTGCCTGCCCGACGCGTTCTTCGCCGAACAGCGCGCCGAGATGGCGGCCCGCAGTGCTCTGCTCGTCGACGGACTGACGCGCGCCGGGTTCGACGCCGTTGCGCCACAGGGCGGCTATTTCGTCCTTGCCGACGCGGCGCCCCTCGGCGTCGACGACGCAGCCGAGTTCGCGCTGCGCCTGCCGACGGAGGCGGGGGTCGTCGCGATTCCGGCGTCGGCGTTCTGCGACGATCCGGACGCCTCCGGCATGACGAGTGTGCTGCGCTTCGCGTTCTGCAAGCAGCGCTCCGTCATCGACGCTGCGATCGAGCGGCTTGTGGATACCTACGGCCGCAGCGCGCGAACGACGTGATCTGCAGGCCCGTCCACAGGGTCTCGGGCTGACGCCGCGGCCCCACGGCGTGTGCGCTGCAGACTGCCGACATGGCCATCCTGCGCATCGTCTCGTCCCTGCTCGCCGTGGGTTCCGCCGGCCTCGTGGGGTTCGCCGTGGTGAGCCCGTCGGTGGTGGGATCGTCGGTGGTGGGCCCCTCTGTGGTGGGCGGGGCTGAGAAACCGAGGGCCTCGATGCCCGTCCGGCCGCGGCTCACCCGGCCAAGGGTCGAACGCCCGGGCGTTGCGCCGCTGCCGCCACGACGTTCGGCACCACCGCAACCGTCGCTGGAGCCCATGGCGGTCGTCGGCACGCACCGCGGAGAGCCCATCACGCAGGCCCTCACTCAGGCGAGCGTCGACACGAGCCGGAAAGCAACCACCGCGCAAGCGCTCGCCCGACCCGGCGTCGGCGCGCTGGACGATGCGCCCAGTGCCGGGTTCGCCTGGCCGGTCACGCCGCACGAGGTCGTGCGTCGCTTCGACCCGCCGGAGGTCGTGTGGGGCGCCGGTCACCGCGGCGTCGACCTGCGCTCGTCACCGGGAGCACCCGTCGTCGCGCCCTCTGACGGGGTCGTCACCTTCAGCGGCAGTGTCGCCGGGCGCGGCGTGCTGACGATCCGTCACCCCCAGGGGTTCGACACGACCTACGAACCTGTCAGTCACCAGGTGTCCAAGGGGGCGAGCGTGCATCGCGGGGAGCACGTGGCCGATCTCGAACCCGGGCACTGCGAGCCGGCATGCCTGCACTGGGGTTACAAGGTGGGGCCGAAGAGCTACCGCGACCCGCTGACGCTCATCGCGCACCGACGCCCCGTACTTCTTCCGCCCCTGTGAGCATCTGGCCTCGTCGGCGGCGCCGACACGTCAGGGGGCTTGGGTTGGCCCCCGCGGCACCAGAGACGCGGTTTCTCGACACGCGCGCCTCACGCGCGTGGGTGGGCCTGTTCGAACCCGGCCCGGAGGCGTTCGGCGGAGACGTGGGTATAGATCTGCGTCGTCGCGAGCGAGGCATGGCCGAGGTATTCCTGGACGGTGCGCAGGTCGGCGCCGCCCTCGACGAGGTGCGTGGCGGCACTGTGTCGCAGAGCGTGCGGCGACAGCGTCGGCGCGCCGTCGACGGACGCTGTCGCGCGGTTGACGAGTTCCCGGACGATGCGTTGGTCGATCCGACGCCCCCGCACCCCGACGAACAGGGCTCGCTCCCCATCGGCCGCGAGCGCCCCACGGCACCTCAGCCACCGTTCCAGTGCCTCCCGCGCAGGCAGACCGTACGGCACCATCCGTTCCTTGCGGCCCTTGCCCATGACACGCACGAGCTGGTTCGCCTCGTCGAGCGCACTCACGTCGAGGGAGGCCAGCTCGCCCACGCGCATGCCGGAGGCGTAGAGCAGTTCGAGGACGGCGGCGTCCCGAGCCCTGACGGCGCGCTCTTCGGGACCGGCCGCAGGTGTCGGTGCTGACTGATGGGG from Dermacoccus nishinomiyaensis carries:
- the tsf gene encoding translation elongation factor Ts — encoded protein: MANYTAADIKALREATGAGMMDVKKALDEADGDKAKATEILRVKGLKGVTKREGRSASNGLVAAKVENGVGTLVEVNCETDFVAKGDKFIALAEQVLDQAVAVEAADADALLKSNMGGKTVAEVLDEANATIGEKIEVRRVARLEGENVTAYLHKTSPDLPAQIGVLVALKGGDEATARDIAMHIAAFSPSVLTRDEIDAEVVENERRVAEATAKEEGKPEAALPKIIEGRVNGYFKENVLLEQPFAKDAKKTVKKVADEAGAEVSGFARFKVGV
- the rpsB gene encoding 30S ribosomal protein S2; this translates as MAVVTMRQLLESGVHFGHQTRRWNPKMKRFIMTERNGIYIIDLQQSLTYINDAYEFVKQTVAHGGTILFVGTKKQAQESIAEQATRVGMPYINHRWLGGMLTNFQTISKRLARLKELEALDFDDVAGSGYTKKELLLLSREKAKLELVLGGIREMSKIPSAVWIVDTKKEHLAVDEARKLGLPVIAILDTNCDPDEVDYKIPGNDDAIRSVGILTRVIADAVAEGLVARSSGKSGESAAEPMAEWERELLASDAGAKAAADTDTETGPSSIKKAADETAAADSTNADEAAAVAEVDEKTATEVADSQA
- a CDS encoding aminotransferase class I/II-fold pyridoxal phosphate-dependent enzyme, whose protein sequence is MSDSTTPAPQTSPAPRAGRRSAIRPAGGQTIFSRMTALAAETGALNLGQGFPDADGPEAVLAAARQAIADGANQYPPARGERTLLEAIAAHQHHWYGLEVSPDTDVLVTVGATEALASAILAFVELGDEVVVFEPTYDSYAADIARAGGVRRTVPLRFPDFALDEDALAAAFSERTALVLLNTPHNPTGKVFTAAECATIAEHAARHDAVVISDEVYEHLAFAPHEHMPFASTPGMPERTLTISSGGKTFSTTGWKIGWVSGPADLVAAVASVKQFLTFASGTPLQHGIAAGLCLPDAFFAEQRAEMAARSALLVDGLTRAGFDAVAPQGGYFVLADAAPLGVDDAAEFALRLPTEAGVVAIPASAFCDDPDASGMTSVLRFAFCKQRSVIDAAIERLVDTYGRSARTT
- a CDS encoding M23 family metallopeptidase — its product is MAVVGTHRGEPITQALTQASVDTSRKATTAQALARPGVGALDDAPSAGFAWPVTPHEVVRRFDPPEVVWGAGHRGVDLRSSPGAPVVAPSDGVVTFSGSVAGRGVLTIRHPQGFDTTYEPVSHQVSKGASVHRGEHVADLEPGHCEPACLHWGYKVGPKSYRDPLTLIAHRRPVLLPPL
- a CDS encoding tyrosine recombinase XerC, whose product is MIEQFLDHLSAERDRSTNTVRAYSVDLASLRLHLTGADVASWSDLTLNDLRSWLAAQSEAGNSRSTLARRVSTVKTFCRWARRRGVIATDPSVRLSAPRRMTSLPEVLRVDQAAAILDAADEAAAAAVPAARGCGETAADAGSATRQSVEAAVDVGSEAGEAGAAPTETVSPHQSAPTPAAGPEERAVRARDAAVLELLYASGMRVGELASLDVSALDEANQLVRVMGKGRKERMVPYGLPAREALERWLRCRGALAADGERALFVGVRGRRIDQRIVRELVNRATASVDGAPTLSPHALRHSAATHLVEGGADLRTVQEYLGHASLATTQIYTHVSAERLRAGFEQAHPRA